A part of Paenibacillus donghaensis genomic DNA contains:
- a CDS encoding cysteine ABC transporter substrate-binding protein — protein MRKGRQLLMGFIAASMLLMGITACENSDNNGGTKTDSSKFASIEQLKKKDKLRIGVFADKPPFGYVDSEGKNQGFDVYIAKRFAKDLLGEESKAEFVLVDAASRVAYLESNKVDIIMANFTVTDERKEKVDFASPYMKLSFGVVSPDSAPITSIDQLKEKGQKLIVAKGTTAETYFTKEYPEIELLKFDQYTEIFSALKDGRGAAIANDNTELIAWANSNPGFTVSIPAFGGQDTIAPAVAKGNAELLNWINKELDSLGKEQFIHQAYKETLNEVYGEGYSDQLVVEGGKIE, from the coding sequence ATGAGAAAAGGCAGACAATTATTGATGGGATTCATAGCTGCAAGTATGTTACTAATGGGAATAACCGCATGCGAAAATTCTGATAACAACGGAGGAACAAAAACGGACTCCTCCAAATTTGCATCTATAGAACAGCTGAAGAAAAAAGACAAACTCAGAATTGGTGTATTCGCCGACAAGCCTCCATTTGGCTATGTGGATTCCGAAGGTAAAAATCAAGGGTTTGATGTTTACATTGCGAAGAGATTCGCAAAGGATCTGCTTGGGGAAGAATCAAAGGCTGAATTTGTTCTGGTGGATGCGGCAAGCCGTGTTGCCTATCTGGAATCCAATAAAGTTGATATCATTATGGCTAATTTTACTGTTACAGATGAAAGAAAAGAAAAGGTGGACTTTGCCAGTCCTTACATGAAGCTGTCCTTTGGTGTTGTATCTCCTGACAGTGCGCCGATCACTTCAATCGACCAGTTGAAGGAGAAAGGACAGAAGCTGATCGTAGCCAAAGGAACAACGGCGGAAACCTATTTCACCAAGGAGTATCCTGAGATTGAATTGCTGAAATTTGATCAATACACGGAAATATTCTCCGCACTCAAAGATGGCCGCGGTGCTGCGATCGCGAACGACAATACTGAATTGATCGCGTGGGCAAATTCAAATCCTGGTTTTACAGTCAGCATTCCTGCTTTTGGCGGTCAGGATACTATCGCACCAGCGGTTGCAAAGGGAAATGCCGAACTGCTCAACTGGATCAACAAAGAGCTTGATTCTCTCGGCAAAGAACAGTTTATTCATCAGGCCTATAAAGAAACCTTGAACGAAGTCTACGGTGAAGGGTATAGCGATCAGCTTGTGGTGGAGGGCGGGAAAATCGAGTAG
- a CDS encoding amino acid ABC transporter permease has product MPNLGIEVLFEGSNFQRLLGGLLVTIEISFLSIIIGTLLGIVMGLLRTFDSKALRLVLRLYLEAFRIIPILVWLYVAHFSFSPLLQIDISGEATAILVFSLWGAAEIGDIVRGALESMPKHQVESGQALGLSSGQLYRYILIPQAVRRMLPGSINLATRMVKTTSLVVLIGVIEVVKIGQQIIELGVIKAPNSSFWVYGFIFILYFLVCYPLSKLSKRFEHKWGN; this is encoded by the coding sequence ATGCCGAATTTGGGAATTGAGGTTTTGTTCGAAGGATCAAATTTTCAACGTCTGCTGGGAGGACTGCTGGTCACCATTGAAATATCTTTTCTTTCCATTATAATCGGGACCTTATTAGGGATAGTTATGGGTCTACTCCGAACCTTTGATTCCAAAGCTTTAAGACTTGTGCTAAGGCTGTACCTTGAAGCTTTTCGGATTATTCCGATCCTGGTTTGGCTGTATGTGGCGCATTTCAGTTTCTCGCCTTTGCTTCAAATCGACATCAGTGGGGAAGCCACTGCGATCCTTGTATTTAGTCTGTGGGGGGCAGCAGAGATTGGAGATATTGTACGCGGAGCGCTGGAATCCATGCCGAAACATCAGGTGGAGTCGGGGCAGGCGCTTGGACTAAGCAGTGGACAGCTGTACCGGTATATTCTTATTCCACAGGCTGTACGCCGAATGCTGCCAGGCTCCATTAACTTGGCTACCCGAATGGTCAAGACCACCTCGCTGGTTGTCCTCATCGGTGTAATTGAAGTAGTGAAGATTGGACAGCAAATCATTGAGCTTGGCGTAATTAAAGCACCAAATTCCTCATTTTGGGTGTACGGCTTCATTTTTATTCTGTATTTTCTGGTATGTTATCCATTGTCGAAGCTCTCGAAGAGATTCGAACATAAATGGGGAAATTAG
- a CDS encoding amino acid ABC transporter permease, which produces MNLDWDFMIESLPLYGDAMWLTVRLAFISILFSLMIGLLFSLVLFYKVKGISGAIRAYVELSRNTPLLVQLFFLYYGLPKVGLQMSEFTCAIVGMTFLGGSYMTEAFRSGIEAVGQSQLESGLSIGLSKIQLARYVILPQALAISIPSLGANAIFLLKETSIVGAIALMDLMNVAKDLIGMHYKTAESLLLLVLAYLLLVLPLSLLLSWVERKVRHAEFGN; this is translated from the coding sequence ATGAACTTAGACTGGGATTTCATGATTGAAAGTTTACCCTTATACGGGGATGCCATGTGGTTGACGGTGAGATTGGCTTTCATCTCAATTTTGTTCTCGCTTATGATTGGACTCTTATTCAGCCTGGTGTTGTTCTATAAGGTCAAAGGCATTAGCGGAGCGATAAGGGCCTATGTTGAATTGTCCAGAAATACTCCCTTGCTTGTTCAATTGTTCTTCCTGTATTACGGGTTGCCCAAAGTAGGACTTCAGATGAGCGAATTCACCTGTGCAATTGTGGGTATGACCTTTCTTGGCGGCAGCTATATGACAGAGGCCTTCAGAAGCGGAATTGAGGCGGTAGGCCAATCACAGCTTGAATCGGGTCTTAGTATTGGACTTAGCAAAATACAGCTGGCGAGATACGTAATACTTCCGCAGGCACTTGCCATCAGCATTCCTTCTCTGGGAGCAAACGCAATCTTTCTGCTAAAGGAAACTTCAATTGTAGGAGCCATCGCTTTAATGGATTTGATGAATGTAGCCAAAGATTTAATTGGCATGCATTACAAAACAGCGGAGTCGCTTCTTCTCCTGGTGTTGGCTTACCTGTTGCTGGTCCTGCCTTTATCGCTGCTGCTGAGTTGGGTGGAAAGGAAGGTGCGACATGCCGAATTTGGGAATTGA
- a CDS encoding DUF3221 domain-containing protein, with the protein MPNMKRYWLGISAAALILGGCTDKEGAENAKPEPTPAQTMAAELAADSPVAKNGNSETVKVKYPGNVTGIRGLLKAEEIPNGDLYLQDDKLHVNIVGLTDEVEQRFAEKFTAGSYTLHDVKYTHQELEAAQKLIVHEQLHEKLNLYGTGIDVIGNRLTVTVPDDSAAAAKLELEKRVDPGMLEYSIIELGEPHVTGEIIEMEAGEKPRMLILEPGQEEPTYWFSISGKSELYDTAGETISFKSLKVGQKVDLWSTGTVHDSLPAQASLRRLELK; encoded by the coding sequence ATGCCAAACATGAAACGATATTGGCTCGGAATATCCGCAGCGGCTTTGATTCTGGGCGGCTGCACGGATAAGGAAGGGGCCGAGAATGCTAAGCCGGAGCCTACGCCCGCGCAAACCATGGCGGCTGAGCTTGCTGCGGATTCTCCCGTGGCCAAGAATGGAAACAGCGAAACGGTTAAGGTAAAATATCCGGGGAATGTAACAGGGATTCGAGGTTTGCTAAAGGCTGAAGAGATTCCGAACGGTGACCTGTACCTGCAGGATGACAAGCTGCACGTTAATATTGTCGGCTTGACCGATGAGGTGGAGCAGCGCTTTGCAGAGAAATTTACCGCAGGCAGCTATACCCTGCATGACGTGAAATACACTCATCAGGAATTAGAGGCGGCCCAGAAGCTTATTGTGCACGAACAACTTCACGAGAAGCTGAATCTCTATGGGACTGGCATTGATGTCATCGGCAACCGGCTAACTGTCACTGTGCCGGACGACAGTGCAGCGGCAGCCAAGCTTGAGCTGGAGAAGCGGGTGGACCCGGGAATGCTGGAATACAGCATTATAGAGCTGGGCGAACCTCATGTCACGGGAGAAATTATTGAGATGGAAGCCGGAGAGAAACCGCGTATGCTGATTCTGGAACCCGGGCAGGAGGAGCCTACCTACTGGTTCTCGATCAGCGGCAAATCTGAGCTGTATGATACCGCCGGTGAAACGATAAGCTTCAAGAGCCTTAAGGTGGGACAGAAGGTAGACCTGTGGAGCACCGGAACGGTACATGATTCGCTGCCTGCACAAGCTTCCCTGCGGCGGCTGGAGCTTAAATAG
- a CDS encoding ThuA domain-containing protein, translated as MKKALIVWGGWDGHEPEQVAAIFAEMLREAQFEVEVSTTLAVFDDADKLMGLDLIVPVWTMGEIARERVDNISAAVQNGTGLAGCHGGMCDAFRKNTDWAFMTGGQWVAHPGNDGVKYTVHIPESTHPLVAGLEDFEVTTEHYYLHVDPAVEVLATTRFPLVDGPHRLNKPVDMPVVWTKHWGVGRVYYHSLGHHADIVALPQVKEMLRRGLLWAAEGKAEAQNLIGKEPVNGNSYSGMADSQ; from the coding sequence TTGAAAAAAGCATTAATCGTATGGGGCGGCTGGGATGGACATGAGCCGGAGCAGGTAGCCGCCATTTTTGCGGAGATGCTGCGTGAAGCGCAGTTTGAAGTGGAGGTCTCGACTACGCTTGCGGTGTTTGACGATGCCGACAAGCTCATGGGCCTGGACCTGATTGTGCCGGTCTGGACAATGGGTGAAATTGCAAGAGAGCGGGTCGACAACATCTCCGCGGCAGTGCAGAACGGAACCGGCCTGGCGGGCTGCCATGGCGGGATGTGTGATGCCTTCCGCAAGAATACGGACTGGGCGTTCATGACTGGAGGACAATGGGTGGCCCATCCTGGCAATGACGGCGTGAAGTACACGGTCCACATCCCGGAGAGTACCCATCCGCTGGTTGCAGGTCTGGAGGATTTCGAAGTGACTACCGAGCATTATTATCTGCATGTCGACCCTGCGGTGGAAGTGCTGGCGACGACCCGCTTCCCGCTGGTCGACGGTCCGCACCGGCTGAACAAACCGGTAGATATGCCGGTAGTCTGGACCAAGCACTGGGGCGTAGGCCGGGTCTATTATCATTCGCTAGGCCATCATGCCGACATTGTGGCCCTGCCGCAGGTTAAGGAAATGCTGCGCCGTGGACTGCTGTGGGCTGCCGAGGGCAAGGCAGAAGCGCAGAATCTTATAGGGAAAGAACCCGTAAATGGAAACAGCTACAGTGGCATGGCAGACAGTCAATAA
- a CDS encoding LysR family transcriptional regulator yields MSINKYEVFLKVVELGSLTRAADVLGFTQSGISHTISSLEMEFGFTLLIRNRSGVKLTVNGEQVLHPIREILKWNEQLKQEVADIHGLEVGTITIGTFTSVSVHWLPDMIKQFRKEYPYIEFKLMEGGYLEIEQWLEAGVIDCGFISLPTREKFEVIPLKKDRMLAIVAKDHPLSSAPHFPLAQLAHEDFIMPKTGSDYDVRRVLEKARIKPNIKFSAGDDYAIIAMVEKGLGISILPELVLARQNHQVVMLELEERSFRSLGIAVHSMKHASPAAKRFLKHVEGWRGA; encoded by the coding sequence TTGAGCATTAATAAATATGAGGTTTTTCTGAAGGTTGTTGAGCTGGGCAGTCTGACCAGAGCCGCTGATGTGCTAGGGTTCACGCAATCCGGCATCAGCCATACGATCAGCAGTCTGGAGATGGAGTTCGGGTTCACGCTGCTCATCCGCAACCGTTCCGGCGTCAAGCTGACCGTCAACGGAGAGCAGGTGCTGCACCCGATCCGGGAGATTCTGAAATGGAATGAGCAGCTGAAGCAGGAGGTCGCCGATATCCACGGGCTGGAGGTGGGGACGATCACTATCGGCACGTTCACCAGTGTATCTGTGCATTGGCTGCCCGATATGATCAAGCAATTCCGCAAGGAGTATCCTTATATTGAGTTCAAGCTGATGGAGGGCGGTTACCTAGAGATTGAGCAATGGCTGGAGGCGGGAGTGATTGACTGCGGGTTCATCTCGCTGCCTACCCGGGAGAAGTTCGAGGTCATTCCGCTCAAAAAAGACCGCATGCTGGCCATCGTCGCCAAGGATCATCCACTCAGCAGCGCCCCGCATTTCCCGCTGGCCCAGCTTGCCCACGAGGACTTCATCATGCCGAAGACCGGCTCGGATTATGATGTAAGGCGCGTGCTGGAGAAGGCGCGGATCAAGCCGAACATTAAATTCTCCGCAGGGGACGACTATGCCATCATCGCGATGGTTGAGAAGGGGCTGGGCATCAGCATCCTGCCGGAGCTGGTGCTGGCGCGCCAGAACCATCAGGTAGTGATGCTGGAGCTGGAGGAGCGTAGCTTCCGGTCGCTTGGCATCGCCGTCCATTCCATGAAACATGCCTCCCCGGCCGCGAAGCGGTTTCTGAAGCATGTGGAGGGATGGAGGGGGGCCTGA
- a CDS encoding amino acid ABC transporter ATP-binding protein gives MAQTGEILLDIKGINKFFGDRQVLNGIDLQVRRGEVIVILGPSGCGKSTLLRCLNGLEPVQGGNIQYRGQNLTEAGVNWRELRQHIGMVFQNYECFPHMTVIDNILLGPLKVQKRERPEALQQAEQLLDRVGLLDRKHDYPRQLSGGQKQRIAIVRALSMNPDIILFDEVTASLDPEMVREVLDVILGLAKQGMTMIIVTHEMGFAKSVGDRIVFMDQGKVCEAAAPEQFFTQPATERAQHFLNIFQYNKL, from the coding sequence ATGGCACAGACGGGTGAAATCTTGCTGGATATAAAGGGAATTAATAAGTTTTTTGGAGACAGGCAAGTTTTGAACGGAATTGATCTGCAGGTGAGAAGAGGAGAGGTGATCGTAATTCTGGGTCCCTCAGGCTGCGGGAAAAGCACGTTATTGCGATGTCTTAACGGCCTTGAGCCGGTCCAAGGCGGTAATATACAGTATCGCGGTCAGAATCTTACAGAAGCTGGTGTGAATTGGCGGGAACTTCGCCAGCATATCGGCATGGTATTTCAAAATTATGAATGTTTTCCACACATGACGGTTATCGATAACATTCTGCTGGGACCCCTGAAGGTACAGAAGAGAGAGAGGCCGGAGGCGCTGCAGCAGGCAGAACAACTACTTGACCGGGTCGGACTGCTAGATCGCAAGCATGATTATCCACGGCAGCTGTCTGGAGGCCAAAAGCAGCGAATCGCAATCGTTAGAGCTCTAAGCATGAACCCGGATATCATTTTATTTGATGAAGTGACAGCTTCGCTTGATCCCGAAATGGTGCGTGAGGTCCTTGATGTTATTCTGGGTCTTGCCAAACAGGGAATGACAATGATTATTGTGACGCATGAAATGGGGTTTGCCAAGTCCGTTGGGGACCGGATCGTATTCATGGATCAAGGCAAGGTATGTGAAGCAGCTGCACCGGAGCAGTTTTTTACTCAACCCGCGACAGAACGTGCACAGCACTTTCTAAATATATTTCAGTACAATAAACTATAG
- a CDS encoding Gfo/Idh/MocA family protein, giving the protein MDKVKVGIIGCGKISSIYMENCQKFELLDLVACADMDLARAAVQAEKYQIPLVYTTQQLLDDPQIELVINLTIPSAHAEVSLKAIAAGKHVYVEKPLAVTREEGLEMLAAARAKGVLLGSAPETFFGAGIQTVLKLLADGVIGKPVAASSFMLARGHEHWHPDPEFYYAAGGGPMFDMGPYYLTALVQLLGPIRTVTGMTGTALQERTITSEKKAGQKIPVSIPTHVAGTLQFQSGVIATMITSFDIFGGSDLPPIEIYGTEGTVQVPDPNTFGGTVRYRLTGEQEWTEQPLLPGYEENTRGIGPADMASAIRSGRAHRASGDMAYHVLEAMWAFHDSSDAKHFYEMKSTCTPPAPLPQGLAPYVLD; this is encoded by the coding sequence ATGGATAAAGTGAAGGTTGGCATTATCGGCTGCGGCAAAATCAGCAGCATTTATATGGAAAACTGCCAGAAGTTTGAACTGCTGGACCTGGTAGCGTGTGCAGACATGGACTTGGCGAGAGCCGCAGTGCAGGCGGAGAAATATCAGATCCCGCTAGTGTATACAACGCAGCAGCTGCTGGATGATCCGCAGATTGAACTGGTGATCAATCTGACCATTCCATCTGCCCATGCAGAAGTCAGTCTGAAGGCCATCGCAGCAGGCAAACATGTGTATGTGGAGAAGCCGCTCGCTGTCACCCGGGAAGAAGGGCTGGAGATGCTTGCCGCGGCAAGGGCCAAGGGGGTGCTTCTAGGCAGCGCACCGGAGACTTTCTTCGGTGCAGGCATACAGACCGTGCTGAAGCTGCTGGCTGACGGAGTGATCGGCAAGCCGGTGGCGGCCTCCTCATTCATGCTGGCGCGGGGACATGAGCATTGGCATCCTGACCCGGAATTCTATTATGCTGCCGGAGGCGGTCCGATGTTCGACATGGGACCTTATTATCTGACGGCGCTGGTACAGCTGCTCGGTCCGATCCGCACAGTAACGGGCATGACTGGCACCGCGCTGCAGGAAAGAACGATAACCAGCGAGAAAAAAGCAGGGCAGAAGATTCCGGTCAGCATTCCCACGCATGTAGCCGGAACATTGCAATTCCAAAGCGGTGTGATCGCTACGATGATCACCAGCTTCGATATTTTCGGGGGCAGTGATCTGCCGCCGATCGAGATCTACGGGACGGAAGGGACGGTGCAGGTCCCTGATCCGAACACGTTCGGCGGGACGGTGCGATACCGCCTGACCGGAGAACAGGAATGGACCGAGCAGCCGCTGCTGCCGGGGTATGAAGAGAATACGCGCGGCATCGGTCCGGCAGACATGGCGAGCGCCATCCGCAGCGGACGCGCCCACCGGGCGAGTGGAGACATGGCCTATCACGTGCTGGAAGCGATGTGGGCGTTCCATGATTCCTCTGATGCTAAACATTTCTATGAAATGAAGAGTACATGCACGCCGCCCGCGCCGCTGCCGCAAGGCTTGGCCCCTTACGTATTGGACTAA
- a CDS encoding SDR family oxidoreductase translates to MNTNSLAAHKVALVVGANGVIGRNLIEYLTTLSDWEVIGLSRRGGEQTDRVRYVSVDLLDKESTLRKLSGLTEVTHIFYAAYQDRPTWAELVPPNLAILVNVVEAIEPVATRLQHISLMQGYKVYGAHLGPFKTPARETDAHHMPPEFNVDQQNYLETRQQDNTWTWSALRPSVVCGFSLGNPMNLAMVIAIYASISKQLGLPLRFPGKPGAYDSLLEMTDAGLLAKATVWAATDERCANQAFNITNGDLFRWNELWPAIAKYFGLETAPPLPMSLDLVMADKEELWNTMVRQHGLAEHSYSEVSSWAFGDFVFGWNYDFFADGSKARRFGFHEYIDTQQMFVDIFDDFRRRKLIP, encoded by the coding sequence ATGAATACGAACTCTCTGGCAGCACACAAAGTCGCTTTGGTTGTAGGCGCAAATGGTGTCATCGGCCGTAATCTGATCGAATATCTGACAACGCTGAGCGATTGGGAAGTGATCGGACTCTCCCGCCGCGGAGGGGAGCAGACAGACCGTGTCCGCTATGTATCAGTTGACCTGCTCGACAAGGAATCCACTCTCCGGAAATTAAGCGGATTGACCGAAGTGACCCATATCTTCTATGCCGCTTATCAGGATCGGCCAACCTGGGCAGAGCTGGTTCCACCCAATCTGGCCATACTGGTGAATGTGGTGGAAGCGATTGAACCTGTTGCCACCCGGCTGCAGCATATCAGTCTGATGCAAGGCTACAAGGTATATGGTGCTCATCTGGGGCCGTTCAAGACACCCGCCCGTGAGACAGATGCCCATCACATGCCACCCGAGTTTAATGTTGATCAACAGAATTACCTTGAGACGCGGCAACAAGACAACACCTGGACCTGGTCAGCGCTTCGACCTTCTGTCGTCTGCGGCTTCTCGCTTGGCAATCCGATGAATTTGGCTATGGTCATTGCAATTTATGCTTCCATCTCCAAGCAGCTTGGCTTGCCGCTGCGTTTTCCGGGTAAACCGGGCGCTTACGACAGCCTGCTGGAGATGACGGATGCAGGACTCCTGGCCAAGGCCACAGTTTGGGCAGCCACCGACGAGCGATGTGCGAATCAGGCTTTTAATATTACGAATGGGGATTTATTCCGCTGGAATGAGCTGTGGCCGGCAATTGCCAAGTATTTCGGACTGGAGACCGCGCCGCCGCTGCCCATGTCCCTCGATCTTGTGATGGCTGACAAGGAAGAACTGTGGAATACGATGGTTCGGCAACATGGACTTGCAGAGCATTCATACAGTGAAGTCTCCTCCTGGGCCTTTGGAGATTTCGTGTTTGGCTGGAATTACGACTTCTTCGCGGATGGCTCCAAGGCCCGACGATTCGGCTTCCACGAATACATCGATACACAGCAAATGTTTGTGGACATCTTCGATGATTTCCGCAGACGTAAATTAATTCCGTAA
- a CDS encoding winged helix-turn-helix transcriptional regulator — MTQPEKIYNTAVEATLEVIGGKWKPVILFHLTFGKKRNSEFKTLIPAITQKVLTQQLRELEEEGIILRISYNQVPPKVEYELTDYGMSLKDLLHHMCRWGEGHMERKYEGKAVVRANDPLESVNHT, encoded by the coding sequence ATGACACAACCCGAGAAGATTTACAACACGGCCGTAGAAGCTACACTGGAGGTCATTGGCGGAAAGTGGAAACCGGTCATTCTGTTTCATCTTACCTTTGGCAAGAAACGCAATAGTGAGTTCAAGACCCTGATCCCGGCCATTACGCAAAAAGTGTTGACACAGCAACTGCGTGAGCTTGAAGAGGAAGGAATTATCCTGCGAATATCTTACAATCAGGTACCACCAAAGGTGGAATACGAATTAACCGATTACGGGATGAGCCTCAAAGACCTCCTGCACCATATGTGCCGTTGGGGAGAAGGCCATATGGAGCGGAAGTATGAGGGAAAGGCTGTTGTACGGGCCAATGACCCGCTTGAATCTGTGAATCATACATGA
- a CDS encoding Gfo/Idh/MocA family protein — MKQLRIGMIGYKFMGKAHSNAYRSLPMFFPKSLKPEMSVLCGRNGEAVREAARVMGWAESETDWRRLVEREDIDLIDINAPSNAHKEIALAAAKAGKHIFCEKPLALTLEDSREMLQAAETAGVAHMVGFNYRFSPAVRLAKKLVDSGRLGQIYHFRAWFLQDWILDPEFPLVWRLQKEIAGSGSHGDLGAHLIDLAHYLVGGIKEVIGMSETFIKERPLAAEMTGLSATGDKNAPKGQVTVDDATLFLARFDNGALGSFEATRFAAGHRSTNSFEINGSLGSVKFDFERMNELEVYLTRDDEDVQGFRRVLATDPAHDYAEAWWPPGHTIGFEHTFIHEMLELSQALEEGRQPQPNFRDGVNCQAVLEAVERSVAERRWVTISEM, encoded by the coding sequence ATGAAGCAGCTACGCATCGGAATGATCGGCTACAAATTTATGGGCAAGGCCCACAGCAACGCTTACCGCAGTCTGCCTATGTTTTTCCCGAAGTCGCTGAAGCCCGAGATGTCTGTGCTATGTGGCAGGAATGGGGAAGCCGTCCGTGAGGCGGCGCGGGTCATGGGCTGGGCGGAGAGCGAGACCGATTGGCGGCGGCTGGTAGAGCGTGAGGATATCGACCTTATTGACATCAACGCGCCGAGTAATGCCCACAAGGAAATTGCACTGGCTGCCGCGAAGGCGGGCAAGCATATTTTCTGCGAGAAACCGCTGGCGCTTACCCTCGAAGATTCCCGTGAAATGCTGCAGGCTGCGGAAACGGCCGGTGTGGCACATATGGTCGGCTTCAACTACCGTTTCTCTCCGGCGGTAAGATTGGCGAAGAAGCTGGTAGACAGTGGACGTCTGGGGCAGATTTATCATTTCCGTGCCTGGTTTCTGCAGGACTGGATTCTGGACCCGGAGTTCCCGCTGGTCTGGAGGTTGCAGAAGGAGATTGCCGGTTCAGGCTCGCATGGGGATCTTGGGGCGCATCTGATTGATCTGGCTCATTATCTGGTTGGAGGGATCAAGGAAGTCATCGGCATGAGCGAGACCTTCATCAAGGAACGTCCGCTGGCGGCCGAGATGACCGGACTTAGCGCCACAGGCGACAAGAATGCACCCAAGGGACAAGTTACTGTGGATGATGCCACATTGTTTCTGGCCCGTTTTGACAATGGCGCGCTGGGCAGCTTCGAGGCTACCCGATTTGCGGCTGGCCACCGCTCGACTAATTCTTTTGAGATTAATGGAAGTCTTGGCAGTGTGAAGTTCGATTTCGAACGAATGAATGAGCTGGAGGTGTATCTGACCCGGGATGATGAGGATGTGCAAGGGTTCCGCCGGGTGCTGGCGACTGATCCTGCCCATGACTATGCGGAGGCCTGGTGGCCGCCGGGACATACGATTGGTTTCGAGCACACTTTCATTCATGAAATGCTGGAGCTGAGTCAGGCGTTGGAGGAAGGACGGCAACCGCAGCCGAATTTCCGGGATGGCGTGAATTGCCAGGCGGTGCTGGAAGCCGTAGAACGTTCGGTGGCGGAGCGGCGCTGGGTGACTATATCCGAGATGTGA